The region GGCACCGAGACGGGAGCGGCACCGCACCCGGGGCACGTCCAGCTCCGGGGGCACTGGCTCTGGAAGTGACTCATGGATGACTCCTGCCCGGAACACAGTCCCCAGAGTGACCTGGCGATGTCCGACAAGCGGGCACATGCCAGGAACAGCACGGCCACGGTACACCGTGACCCCGCACGGCGGGAGGGCACCGGGGCACGCTGCAGGGGCGAGCTCGGGAACTCCGGCAGGAGCACTCCGGGCAGCCAGCAGCCACCACACCTCCAGAGCCCAAATACATGTTTTCAACCCAAAACCCCGCCCCGCCACAGCGCAGCccgggggtgggcaggggcGGGGCTGCCGAGGGGTCGGTTACCTGTGGGGCTGGGCCCGAAGCGGACCCGCGGCCCCCGCTCGGGTCCGGGTCCGGGTCCCGGTGCCGATCCCCGTCCCGGTGCCGATCCCGGTGCCGATCCCGATCCCGCCGCGCAGCGCAGCGCGCGCAGAGCTCGCGCCATCCCGCCACGCGCCCACGTGGCCGCGGCGCCGCTTCCGCCTGGCCCCGCAGCCAATCCCCGTGCGCGCCGCTGCCGGGGGCGGGGCTTCCCTTAAAGGAGCCACTACCCGGTTCGTCCGGTCGCGCGAGGGGACCTGGGCCGCCGCCACGGGCCCGGCAGCGTGGGGCAGTTCCGGTGCCCGGAGCGCTGAGCGGAGGGTCCGGCTCCCCTCCCGCCTcccggcgcggcgcggccggTGCTGCAGGGGGGCGATCTGGGGGTCACCGCCGCCCCCACGCTGAGAGGCAGGCGGGGGTGACTACGGGAGCCGGCGCGGTCCAGCAGCGGCGGGGCGGCGTTTCCCGGCGTGCCCCGCGGCGGATTGTACACAATCATCAtggccgccgccgctgccgccgccgaTGGTACGAGCGCGGCCGGGAGCGCGGAGCCCGCGGTGGCCGCAGCGCGGGGTATCGGGAGCCCGCGGCGTCCGGAGCCCGCGGTGCCGGTGcagggggcggcggggcgggccggggggcgCCAGCGCGGGGAGCCGGCCCCGGACACGCTGCGGGCGGCGCTccggggccggagcggggccgggccggggcagctcccGTGGGCCGGGATCTTCCTGTCCGCTCCCCGCAGGTGCCGAGGAGCCGGGCATGGAGGCGGAGGCGCAGGAGCTGCCGCtgggctgcggcggggcgggcggctcGCCGGCGGCGGGGCGGTCTCCGGACGGCGAGGAGCGCCGGGAGCCCCCGCAGGCGTCTGTCAGCAACGGCGGCGACGAGGACGGCGgcagggagctggtggagctGAAGGTGATCTGGAACAAGAACAAGTACGACGTGAAGTTCTGCCTGGACAGCACGGGAGCCGAGCTCAAGCAGAAGATCCACTCGCTCACAGGTGCGtgcggccgccgccgcctgcCGCGCctcccccgcgccgccgccgctcctaATCGCTGTGCTTGCCCCTAGGCCTCCCGCCCGCCATGCAGAAGGTCATGTTCAAGGGACTGCTGCCCGAGGAGAAAACCTTGCGGGAAATCAAAGTAACGAACGGAGCGAAGATAATGGTTGTGGGCTCTACCATCAACGATGTGTTAGCAGTAAATACACCCAAAGAGGCTGCTCAACAGGACGTCAAagctgaggaaaacaaaaaggagcCACTTTGCAGACAAAAGGTAACTAATATCTCAATAACTGCTGGTGTGGGGGAGTGGTAGGATTTATGT is a window of Melospiza georgiana isolate bMelGeo1 chromosome 16, bMelGeo1.pri, whole genome shotgun sequence DNA encoding:
- the UBFD1 gene encoding ubiquitin domain-containing protein UBFD1 isoform X1 — its product is MAAAAAAADGAEEPGMEAEAQELPLGCGGAGGSPAAGRSPDGEERREPPQASVSNGGDEDGGRELVELKVIWNKNKYDVKFCLDSTGAELKQKIHSLTGLPPAMQKVMFKGLLPEEKTLREIKVTNGAKIMVVGSTINDVLAVNTPKEAAQQDVKAEENKKEPLCRQKQHRKVLDKGKPDDVMPSVKGVQERLPTVPLSGMYNKSGGKVRLTFKLEQDQLWIGTKERTEKLPMGSIKNVVSEPIEGHEDYHMMAFQLGPTEASYYWVYWVPTQYVDAIKDTVLGKWQYF
- the UBFD1 gene encoding ubiquitin domain-containing protein UBFD1 isoform X2, translated to MAAAAAAADGAEEPGMEAEAQELPLGCGGAGGSPAAGRSPDGEERREPPQASVSNGGDEDGGRELVELKVIWNKNKYDVKFCLDSTGAELKQKIHSLTGLPPAMQKVMFKGLLPEEKTLREIKVTNGAKIMVVGSTINDVLAVNTPKEAAQQDVKAEENKKEPLCRQKQHRKVLDKGKPDDVMPSVKGVQERLPTVPLSGMYNKSGGKVRLTFKLEQDQLWIGTKGPQRRCCDCPRNAALHLHTGWEPPRCQQEHRGHQVDPEG